TGATTGTCGGCATTTTTCAAGCGACGTTTCACTTCGAGTGCACTTGTGAGACCAGCAAAATTAGAGCCTATTACGACGACAGTTGCCATATGGCACCTCCAAAATTGTTCTTGTGCGCCTGGCTTTACTGAATAGGTTCAGCTAAAGAGGTCCAGTTGAATTTCTACTTTGTGTGACCATCCTATATTGCAATGGAACACATCACAAAGAAGAGATGGACTATTTGTCATCATCAAAAGTGACTATTATTTTGACTGTTTCTTGATTTATACATTATTAGGTGAGATCAACGAATTAAGGGGCAATTTTGATGGACTAACAGTTGCCTCCACTGCAGTCAATCAGCGCCTTCAGTAACCAAGTCCAGCAACGAGGCCCAGCAAACCAAACTGCCTCAAGATTCGCGGCAGATACATCTCGTTACGTGTCCTGTTCCCGAGAAATAGTTGACGTTTTTGTCCGCGCGTTGAGTGACGTTGAGTGACGTTGAGTGACGTTGAGTGAACATGAATACCTTGAGTGACCTTGAATGACCTTGAGTGACGTTGAGTGACCATGAATGACCATGAATGACCATGAATGACGCTCAATGACCTTGAATGACCTTGAATATTGATGTGGGTGCCTGAATAAAGATGCTGAAAATAAGGTAATCTCTATGTATTCATCTAATCTATTTAGGTTAAACGATTCTATTTAGGTTAAACGATAGGGAGTGATGATTGTGCAAAGTGGAGATCCGACACATGGTACTGGCGGATTCAAGCGCGTACTCGGCTTACGACAAGTCCTTGCCATCGCGATTGCGGCCATCTCACCAACAACGTCAGTGTTTCTCGTCTACGGTGCTGGCCTTTCGTCTGCCGGTACCGGCGTGTTTTGGGCATTTATTATCGGTGCCTGCATCGCTATATCGCTGGCCTTTTGTTATGCGGAACTGGGCTCTGTGTTTCCCGGAGCCGGAGGCGCCTATACTATTGTTCGCCGCGCCCTGGGAAGACCGATGGGCTTTATTGCAGTGCTCCTCTTCTTGGTTCTCGGCGTGGTCATTACGGCGAGTATCTTAGTTGCTTCTGCAACCTATTTAAATTCTTTAGTTCCGCAGATCCCGGTGAATCTTGCCGCCGTCGCGATGATGGTTATCGTGACATGGTTTTCGTTAGAGCGGATCGGAGCTGCAAGTTGGGTGGCAATGGTGATGCTCATCATTGAACTGGTGGTCATTATCGCGTTCATCGTGTTGGCGTTTGCGGGCGCTAATCATCCAATCTCATTTATTTTTCAACCAACGACGATTGACGCGCATGGTCACCAAACCGGGATTGGCATGGCCGGAATGCTGGCTGCCGTGGTCCCAGCACTTTTCGCATTCAATGGCTACGATTGGCCTCTCTACTTTGCTGAGGAGACCATTGAACCACGGCGCGTCCTGCCGCGTGCGGTCATGATTGCCGTGTTCGCCTCCGTCATCATTGAGGTGTTGGCTGTTGCCGCGGCCACGCTCGCCATTCCGAACCTGGGAAGTATCCTGAAATCGAGCGCACCACTGACGGATATTGCGCAATCTGCAGCAGGGCACGTCGGAGCGACCATTTTAATTATTGGTGTCGTCATCGCGATGTTTGATACAGGACTCAGCGGAAATCTGGCCTATGCCCGCATCTATTACGACTCTGCCAGGGAGAACAGTTGGCCGCGACCGATTAACCGCTTCTTCTTAAGCATGAACCGGCACCGTGTTCCAAAGTGGGGATTTGTATTCCTTGGCGTAGGCAACGTCCTGCTCTGCTACTTCACTTCCTTGAACAACCTCATCACATTCACGGGCGTTATTATCGTCGCAATCTATTTGCTCATTGCCATTTCTGCGATTGTCAGTCGATATAGAAATCGATCCGTCGAACGGCCATTTCGGATGCCGTTGTGGCCGATTCCGCCGCTGGTTGCCATTGTCGGCGTGATACTGGCGCTAACACAGCAAGCGGCCGGCGATGTCATCAAAACAGCCATCATCGTTGTTGTCGCGGTCGTTTATTGGGCTGCTTACCTACGGCTCAAAAAGGGAAGCAGTGGGGCAAATTGAGACATTCCGTTCTCGGATAGCGCGTCGTGGAAGCATTATGGTGGAAGTGGGGCAAGATTCCGGAAAATAGCGCGCTGTGGAAGCCAGTCGATTAAAATTGCACTCCCTTGCGCACCGTGGGTGCGCAAGGGGGTGAGAAATCGGCCGCCTGAGCGTTGCTTAAGCACCGAGGGTGCGTAAGCGTTCGTGAACATGGCTTTGGTTTTGCATTGTAATTTGTAATAACGCGTCCTGAGCGCGTTTTGTCCGATGGTATCTCTAGTGGCGGCAAGAAATAGCGCGCTGTCGAAGCACTATCTCGCACCTTGGGTCAATAGCGACGTGTGAACGCGTTATTTTGGTCCGTTTCACTTAATAACGCGCCACGAGCGCGTTATTTCCACTTGAACGTGTTTCGTGCAGGGTGAATAACGCGTTCTCGACTCGCTATCGGCGGCACAACTCGCAACGGAGCCAAAGCCAGAGGGTGCGATGGAATTTGGAAGTCAGAGGGTAAGACAGACGTGAAAATGCGGACGAACTATGTTCGCACCTTAAGTCAATAACGACTTGTGGAGGCGTTACGGTTGAAGCAAGGAGGTAAAATGACTTTGTCGAAAAATATATTCCAAAAATTCGACATACATCGATTTACTACCCCACCATATGCAAGTTTATCCACGAAGTCTATCGATACCTTCCACACTATCACGGCGGTGGCGGATCGGTATAAGGCGCATCGGTAGAAAACGGACCGGTATCAGATGAATTGGTATCAGACCGATCCGTATAAGTCGGACCGATATCAAAACGGACCGGTATCAGACGGATTGGTATCAGTCTGACCGGTACAAGAATGAAGGAGGAATCTTAGTGAGGAAATGGAAAGCGCCAGTGTTGTACACGGCAATGGGTGTCATTATTGGATCGAGCTTCATGGCTGCTTCACCCGCGATGGCATCTGATTTGAACTTCAAGACGTTTGTGGCAAGTCTTGTTCAGAATGGCCAAACGGTGTCCAAACCGTCAGCGATTGCGTACAACGGGACAAGCTATTTTGGTATTTGGTGGCTGCAGCAACAACTCAAGAAGGACGGTATTCAGGTGCAGTGGGACGGCAAGTCGCTTACTCTGACAGGCATGCCAGTGCAATCAACGTCTACCCTGTCTGCGCAAGGGACTTCGGGCACCAACACCGTGTTCGCAAATTCCATTAACGTCAATGGCACTACATACGTACCACTTTCCGAAGTACAGGCACTTCTACAGGCATCTGGCAGCCGTGTTCAACTTCATGAGGGCGGAGACAGTAGCGAGGGCCAGAATAACAGCTTCAAGGGTGTCATCAATCAGCTCAAGAACATTAACGAAAAGCTAACCGAGTTCCAGAACGCGCAATTGCACGGTCAGGGTGACAGTATGGGAGAAGCGTTCAGCTCATTTGCTGGTTCGCTCACGAAGCTGCAGAGTGTCATCAATGAACTCAAGCAAATGCCGCAACCCAGTTGGACTTCCGGGTCAACAGGCGCAACGGGTGGGACGTCGACGGGAACCTCGACCGGCACATCGACTGGCAGCAGTTCAACAAGTGGAAGCACTTCAACAGGTGGCAGTACTTCCACAAGCGGCAGCACCTCGACAGGTGGAAGTAGTACGAGTGTGACACCGACGGTGGCTCTCAGTGCCGTTATCGCAAGCCTTCAGACGGACTGGAACACTTTGAACGCCTATGCACTGCAGGTTGCTGCGAGTGCTAGCGGATCGGCCTCGGGCAGTTCTTCCACTGGCACGACGGCGGGCAACTCCTCCACGGGCAGCACATCGACTGGTGGTACTTCAACAGGGAGTACTTCAGGGAGTACGTCGACAGGAACCACGACTCCAGGAACCGATGTCTCCGCCGTGATTGCGGATATCAATACCCAGATGCAGAACCTGACGGTCATGGAGCAGATGATGCAAAGTCCGTGGTCACAGGGCGGCTCGAGCCACCACGATAATTAAGACGCAATCCGAGTAGTACGAAATCTGATTAAAACAGCAAACCAAATGAAGACGCCACCTGCGCCACAATTGCGGCGGCGTCAGAACTGCGTAACATCAGACCCTGCGCAATGAACTGCGCAGACGGGCCAGGCAGAGATGTCTGGCCCGTTTCCATGATCTCCACGGACTCATATCTGGCCCACAGCGGGGACCACAGCGGGCAATATCATGAGACGTACAGCAGTGCAAAACACCCATTCCTTCCCTCAAAAAATGTTGTAGCGCAAAAACGGAAAAGGCCCGATAATGATAGAGAAATTCACGGTGAGACAGTGCACGGTTCGACCTTCCGTGAGGTCCGACCGTTTTGTACCATTCAATGTTGAGACTGGCGGAGAGCGTTGCTGAGGACTGACACAGAGGGTCACAACAGCTCGTATCCAATAATGGAGCGTGCAAAGATGAAACGGCGACAGAGCATAAAAAAAGCTCTTATTCCTTTAACGATTACTTTTGCTGTGGTTCTCGGTGGGTACGGAATCATCCATAGTTTTACATCCGGTCTGCATCCCATCACCCGGCCCATCGCCACGACAAAGCCGGTTCAGTCGTTTTCCGGGAGCGCTACAAGCAATCAAGGCACGTCCTCTGCGGGGCAGACAGCGCAGTTACACTCAACACTCTACAAACACTCGTTGAATTCGTCCGTGTCGGCACAGTCGAGCGCGTCGACTGCGAAGTTTGTGCGTACGGGCAA
The Alicyclobacillus curvatus genome window above contains:
- a CDS encoding APC family permease — translated: MIVQSGDPTHGTGGFKRVLGLRQVLAIAIAAISPTTSVFLVYGAGLSSAGTGVFWAFIIGACIAISLAFCYAELGSVFPGAGGAYTIVRRALGRPMGFIAVLLFLVLGVVITASILVASATYLNSLVPQIPVNLAAVAMMVIVTWFSLERIGAASWVAMVMLIIELVVIIAFIVLAFAGANHPISFIFQPTTIDAHGHQTGIGMAGMLAAVVPALFAFNGYDWPLYFAEETIEPRRVLPRAVMIAVFASVIIEVLAVAAATLAIPNLGSILKSSAPLTDIAQSAAGHVGATILIIGVVIAMFDTGLSGNLAYARIYYDSARENSWPRPINRFFLSMNRHRVPKWGFVFLGVGNVLLCYFTSLNNLITFTGVIIVAIYLLIAISAIVSRYRNRSVERPFRMPLWPIPPLVAIVGVILALTQQAAGDVIKTAIIVVVAVVYWAAYLRLKKGSSGAN